A single region of the Syntrophotaleaceae bacterium genome encodes:
- a CDS encoding phosphoribosylformylglycinamidine synthase subunit PurQ, which translates to MSKQVRAIVISGNGTNCERETAQACRLAGADTVDIVHLSELLQGRVLLEDYHLLVLAGGFLDGDDLGSAKAGANRLLHAPVKGAGEHVSDHLRRFIDDGKLILGICNGFQLMVKMGLLPALDEDYRQSVTLTFNDNGRFQDRWVYLKADPESPCIFTRGLEGIYLPVRHGEGKLVPESQEVLERIENGHLGALKYSTADFQPTMDFPLNPNGSAAAIAGLCNETGRLFGLMPHPEAYVHRTHHPRWTREDDLPEEGMGLWLFQNAMKFIREELLP; encoded by the coding sequence ATGTCCAAGCAAGTGAGAGCTATTGTCATATCCGGAAACGGAACCAACTGCGAACGGGAAACCGCCCAGGCCTGCCGTTTGGCGGGCGCCGATACGGTGGACATTGTTCACCTCTCGGAACTTCTGCAGGGCAGGGTGCTGCTCGAAGACTACCACCTTCTGGTTCTGGCCGGAGGTTTTCTCGACGGGGACGACCTCGGCAGCGCCAAGGCGGGCGCCAACCGGCTGCTGCATGCACCTGTCAAGGGGGCTGGAGAGCACGTGAGCGACCACCTGCGGCGCTTCATTGATGACGGCAAACTGATCCTCGGGATCTGCAACGGGTTTCAGCTGATGGTGAAGATGGGCCTGCTGCCCGCCCTTGATGAAGACTACCGGCAGAGCGTCACCCTGACCTTCAACGACAACGGCCGTTTTCAGGACCGCTGGGTCTACCTCAAGGCCGACCCCGAATCCCCCTGTATTTTCACCCGGGGTCTCGAGGGGATCTATCTGCCGGTTCGGCACGGTGAAGGCAAGCTGGTGCCCGAATCGCAGGAGGTTCTCGAGCGGATCGAAAACGGCCATCTCGGCGCTCTCAAGTACAGCACCGCCGATTTTCAGCCGACCATGGACTTTCCGCTTAATCCCAATGGCTCCGCCGCCGCCATCGCCGGTCTGTGTAACGAAACGGGTCGCCTCTTCGGGCTCATGCCCCATCCCGAGGCCTACGTTCATCGGACCCATCATCCCCGCTGGACGCGCGAGGATGATCTGCCGGAAGAGGGCATGGGGCTGTGGCTGTTCCAGAACGCAATGAAGTTCATTCGCGAAGAGCTGCTGCCCTGA